In one Chloroflexota bacterium genomic region, the following are encoded:
- a CDS encoding TraR/DksA C4-type zinc finger protein gives MPEKSSRNPESESNDDLETKSRRLSQLRRYVDESTFSDDERGMKGDLSTADQHPSDTADFTFERELMETTREIIDEESAQTHEAMRRKAEGTYGICAECGKPIAPKRLRARPQATLCIDCQRDREEQRRAQAS, from the coding sequence GTGCCAGAGAAATCGTCGCGCAACCCCGAGTCCGAATCCAACGACGACCTGGAGACCAAGAGCCGGCGGCTCAGCCAGCTTCGCCGGTATGTCGACGAGAGCACCTTTTCGGATGACGAGCGCGGGATGAAGGGAGATCTCTCCACCGCGGATCAACACCCGAGCGACACCGCTGACTTTACATTTGAACGGGAGCTGATGGAGACGACGCGCGAGATCATCGACGAGGAGTCCGCGCAAACGCACGAGGCGATGCGGCGGAAGGCCGAGGGGACATACGGCATCTGCGCCGAGTGCGGAAAGCCGATCGCACCGAAGCGGCTGCGGGCGCGCCCGCAGGCAACGTTGTGCATCGACTGTCAGCGGGATCGAGAGGAGCAGCGCAGGGCCCAGGCATCCTAA